From Streptomyces sp. TLI_105, the proteins below share one genomic window:
- a CDS encoding helix-turn-helix domain-containing protein, which yields MSIGNSPEDDRTFPADDRDSIGRALQQARIAAGLTVEEVSASTRVRIPIVHAIEEDDFSRCGGDVYARGHIRTLARAVALDPAPLIEQYDAEHGGRPAPTPAAPLFEAERIRPEPRRPNWTAAMVAAIVAVVGFVGFTMFNGNETSNGTTVADGGPAPAPEKATSATKPKPVKPAAPKPTESAIAAVPQDKVTVKLSAIDDKSWISAKAHDGKLLFDGLLLKGESKTFQDDERVDLVLGNAGAIELYVNGKKLADKFESGQVERLSYTKGDPEAG from the coding sequence GTGTCCATCGGCAACTCCCCCGAAGACGACCGGACCTTCCCGGCAGACGACCGGGACTCGATCGGTCGCGCTCTCCAGCAGGCCCGAATCGCCGCCGGTCTCACCGTCGAAGAGGTCAGTGCCTCCACCCGTGTCCGGATCCCGATCGTGCACGCGATCGAGGAGGACGACTTCTCGCGCTGTGGCGGCGACGTCTACGCCCGCGGCCACATCCGTACCCTCGCGCGCGCCGTCGCCCTCGATCCGGCTCCGCTGATCGAGCAGTACGACGCCGAGCACGGCGGCCGTCCCGCGCCCACTCCCGCCGCCCCGCTCTTCGAGGCGGAACGTATCCGCCCCGAGCCGCGGCGGCCCAACTGGACCGCCGCGATGGTCGCGGCCATCGTCGCCGTCGTCGGATTCGTCGGCTTCACGATGTTCAACGGCAACGAGACCTCGAACGGCACCACCGTGGCCGACGGCGGCCCGGCCCCCGCCCCGGAGAAGGCCACCTCCGCGACCAAGCCGAAGCCGGTCAAGCCCGCCGCGCCCAAGCCCACCGAGAGCGCGATCGCCGCGGTCCCGCAGGACAAGGTCACGGTCAAGCTCTCCGCGATCGACGACAAGAGCTGGATCTCGGCCAAGGCGCACGACGGCAAGCTCCTCTTCGACGGTCTCCTCCTCAAGGGCGAGTCCAAGACCTTCCAGGACGACGAGCGCGTGGACCTGGTCCTCGGCAACGCCGGCGCGATCGAGCTCTACGTGAACGGCAAGAAGCTCGCCGACAAGTTCGAATCCGGCCAGGTCGAGCGGCTCAGCTACACCAAGGGCGACCCCGAGGCCGGCTGA
- a CDS encoding SDR family NAD(P)-dependent oxidoreductase, with protein MTTTLPAYDLTGRTAFVTGAASGIGRATAALLARAGATVHCADRDEDGLEETAALIARQGGAAHTHPLDVTDRPALAAAVRAVGPLHVMAAIAGIMHTSTVLDTRDEDLDRVLAVNFKGVLYACQEAARSMIASNVPGSIVTMASGAMDTASPGLLCYSVTKAAVVQLTKTLATEAGPHGIRVNAVAPGWIRTPMTDRHEPAAQLQAEAAMVRHSPLGRVGEAEDIAHAVLHLASDASAFTTGQILRPNGGVAMPW; from the coding sequence ATGACGACGACTCTCCCGGCATACGACCTGACCGGCCGCACCGCGTTCGTCACGGGCGCCGCGAGCGGCATCGGCCGCGCCACCGCGGCCCTCCTCGCGCGGGCCGGTGCCACCGTGCACTGCGCCGACCGCGACGAGGACGGCCTCGAGGAGACCGCGGCCCTGATCGCCCGGCAGGGCGGCGCCGCGCACACCCACCCCCTGGACGTCACCGACAGGCCCGCACTGGCGGCGGCCGTCCGCGCCGTCGGCCCGCTCCACGTCATGGCCGCCATCGCCGGCATCATGCACACGAGCACGGTCCTGGACACCCGGGACGAGGACCTCGACCGCGTCCTCGCCGTCAACTTCAAGGGCGTGCTCTACGCCTGCCAGGAGGCGGCCCGTTCGATGATCGCCTCCAACGTGCCCGGCTCGATCGTGACGATGGCCTCGGGCGCGATGGACACCGCGAGCCCGGGCCTGCTCTGCTACAGCGTCACCAAGGCGGCCGTCGTCCAGCTGACGAAGACCCTGGCGACGGAGGCGGGCCCGCACGGCATCCGGGTCAACGCGGTCGCCCCGGGCTGGATCCGCACCCCGATGACGGACCGCCACGAGCCGGCCGCCCAACTGCAGGCCGAGGCCGCGATGGTCCGTCACTCACCGCTGGGACGGGTCGGCGAGGCCGAGGACATCGCGCACGCGGTCCTGCACCTCGCCTCCGACGCCTCCGCGTTCACGACCGGTCAGATCCTCCGCCCCAACGGCGGCGTCGCGATGCCCTGGTGA
- a CDS encoding helix-turn-helix domain-containing protein has product MILLRRLLGDVLRRQRQRQGRTLREVSSSARVSLGYLSEVERGQKEASSELLSAICDALDVRMSELMREVSDELSLAELAESAASSEPVPTPVRPMLNSVSVTSVAGVPTERVTIKAPAEAVDVVAA; this is encoded by the coding sequence ATGATTCTGCTCCGTCGCCTGCTGGGTGACGTGCTGCGTCGGCAGCGCCAGCGCCAGGGCCGTACTCTGCGCGAAGTCTCCTCGTCCGCCCGAGTCTCGCTCGGCTATCTCTCCGAGGTGGAGCGGGGGCAGAAGGAGGCTTCCTCCGAACTGCTCTCCGCGATCTGCGACGCGTTGGACGTACGGATGTCCGAGCTCATGCGCGAAGTGAGCGACGAGCTGTCGCTGGCCGAACTGGCCGAGTCGGCAGCGTCGAGCGAACCGGTGCCGACACCGGTACGTCCGATGCTCAATTCGGTGTCGGTGACGTCGGTGGCCGGTGTGCCCACCGAGCGGGTGACCATCAAGGCGCCCGCGGAAGCGGTGGACGTCGTCGCTGCCTGA
- the pgsA gene encoding CDP-diacylglycerol--glycerol-3-phosphate 3-phosphatidyltransferase, which produces MTGVPASATGGTGRPAPRGKLGAAAVNQASLWNIANILTMIRLVLVPGFVVLLLQDGGHDPVWRAWAWAAFAVAMITDVFDGHLARTYNLVTDFGKIADPIADKAIMAAGLVSLSALGDLPWWVTSVILARELGITLMRFWVIRHGVIPASRGGKMKTLAQGTAVGMYVLMLTGPLATLRFWVMALAVVLTVVTGLDYVRQAVVLRRKGLAAERAAARSETAAR; this is translated from the coding sequence ATGACCGGAGTCCCGGCATCCGCGACGGGCGGGACCGGTAGGCCGGCGCCCCGCGGCAAGCTGGGCGCGGCGGCTGTCAACCAGGCCAGCCTGTGGAACATCGCGAACATCCTCACCATGATCCGGCTCGTCCTCGTACCGGGCTTCGTGGTGCTGCTGCTCCAGGACGGCGGGCACGACCCCGTCTGGCGGGCCTGGGCGTGGGCGGCGTTCGCGGTGGCCATGATCACGGACGTCTTCGACGGGCACCTCGCCCGTACGTACAACCTGGTCACCGACTTCGGGAAGATCGCCGACCCCATCGCCGACAAGGCGATCATGGCCGCCGGACTCGTCTCGCTCTCCGCGCTCGGGGACCTTCCCTGGTGGGTGACCTCGGTCATCCTGGCCCGTGAGCTCGGCATCACCCTGATGCGGTTCTGGGTCATCCGGCACGGGGTCATCCCCGCCAGCCGCGGCGGCAAGATGAAGACGCTCGCCCAGGGCACCGCCGTCGGCATGTACGTCCTCATGCTCACCGGGCCGCTGGCCACCCTCCGCTTCTGGGTGATGGCGCTGGCCGTCGTGCTGACGGTCGTCACCGGTCTGGACTACGTACGCCAGGCGGTCGTCCTGCGGCGCAAGGGACTCGCGGCGGAGCGGGCCGCCGCGCGGTCGGAGACGGCGGCGCGATGA
- a CDS encoding CinA family protein — protein MSEAARVLELLAEREQTVAAAESLTGGLVAAALTGAPGSSVSFLGSVVAYATALKHELLDVDETLLADRGAVDPEVALQMAAGVRDRLGADWGISTTGVAGPAEQDGQPVGTVYVAVAGPAATSARAGKVVSLRLNGDREEIRRESVRSVLELLREELSGNARAQDTEHNGGN, from the coding sequence ATGAGCGAGGCCGCCCGGGTGCTGGAGCTGCTCGCGGAGCGTGAGCAGACGGTGGCCGCCGCGGAGTCGCTCACGGGCGGTCTCGTGGCCGCCGCGCTCACCGGGGCGCCCGGCTCCTCGGTGTCCTTCCTGGGGTCGGTCGTCGCCTACGCCACGGCCCTCAAGCACGAGCTCCTGGACGTCGACGAGACCCTGCTGGCGGACCGCGGAGCGGTGGATCCCGAGGTCGCGCTGCAGATGGCGGCCGGTGTGCGGGACCGGCTCGGCGCCGACTGGGGCATCTCGACGACCGGGGTGGCGGGGCCCGCCGAGCAGGACGGACAGCCCGTCGGAACGGTCTACGTGGCCGTCGCGGGACCGGCCGCGACGAGCGCCCGCGCCGGGAAAGTGGTGTCGTTGAGGTTGAACGGCGACCGTGAGGAAATCCGTAGAGAGAGCGTACGGAGCGTGCTGGAACTGCTCCGTGAGGAACTCTCGGGAAATGCGCGGGCACAGGATACGGAACACAACGGGGGGAATTGA
- a CDS encoding DNA translocase FtsK, which translates to MASRTSGKGSQGTAGTAKPRAGRTTGAAKKAAPAKSPAKPPAKKAPAKKAAPAKRAPARKTAAKKAAPRPAPSPTGGVYRLARGAWLGLAHGIGAMFRSIGRGAKGLDPAHRKDGLALLLLALALIVAAGTWSNLRGPVGDLVEMLVTGSFGRLDLLVPLLLGAIGIRLILYPEKPEANGRISIGLSALVIGILGQVHIACGSPGRGDGSAAMQDAGGLIGWAASQPLVFMMGEVLAVPMLVLLTVFGLLVVTATPVNAIPQRLRALGARLGVVELPYDPAEAEEYGERPDHEAYDEEWRPARPARRRPVGPAEPYDVDRAETETPERRGRPTRRSSGLDPVDVAAAAAAALDGAVLNGMPPSPIVADLTKDVTAERNAALAASAAPATEAAEKAAPVPPARGGDRPGGGVPDLTKPAPEPADLPPRAEQLQLAGDITYSLPSLDLLERGGPGKTRSAANDAVVDALSNVFVEFKVDAAVTGFTRGPTVTRYEVELGPAVKVEKITALTKNIAYAVASPDVRIISPIPGKSAVGIEIPNSDREMVNLGDVLRLADAAGDEHPMLVALGKDVEGGYVMANLAKMPHVLVAGATGSGKSSCINCLITSVMIRATPEDVRMVLVDPKRVELTAYEGIPHLITPIITNPKKAAEALQWVVREMDLRYDDLAAFGYRHIDDFNQAIRDGKIKLPEGSERELNPYPYLLVIVDELADLMMVAPRDVEDSIVRITQLARAAGIHLVLATQRPSVDVVTGLIKANVPSRLAFATSSLADSRVILDQPGAEKLIGKGDGLFLPMGANKPVRMQGAFVTEAEVAAVVQHCKDQMTPVFRDDVTVGTKQKKEIDEDIGDDLDLLCQAAELVVSTQFGSTSMLQRKLRVGFAKAGRLMDLMESRNIVGPSEGSKARDVLVKPDELDGVLAVIRGESGE; encoded by the coding sequence ATGGCTTCACGTACGTCCGGCAAGGGTTCCCAGGGCACGGCGGGCACCGCGAAACCGCGCGCCGGCCGGACGACGGGTGCCGCGAAGAAAGCGGCGCCCGCGAAGTCCCCCGCCAAACCGCCCGCGAAGAAGGCGCCGGCCAAGAAGGCAGCGCCCGCCAAGCGCGCGCCCGCGCGGAAGACCGCCGCGAAGAAGGCCGCCCCGCGCCCCGCCCCGTCCCCGACCGGGGGCGTCTACCGGCTCGCGCGCGGCGCCTGGCTCGGCCTCGCCCACGGCATCGGGGCGATGTTCCGGAGCATAGGACGCGGCGCCAAGGGGCTCGACCCCGCACACCGCAAGGACGGGCTCGCGCTGCTCCTCCTCGCCCTCGCGCTGATCGTCGCCGCCGGCACCTGGTCCAACCTGCGCGGCCCGGTCGGCGACCTCGTCGAGATGCTCGTGACCGGATCCTTCGGCCGGCTCGACCTGCTCGTGCCGCTGCTCCTCGGGGCGATCGGCATCCGGCTCATCCTGTATCCGGAGAAGCCCGAGGCCAACGGCCGGATCAGCATCGGCCTCTCCGCACTCGTCATCGGCATCCTCGGACAGGTGCACATCGCCTGCGGTTCACCGGGGCGCGGCGACGGCAGCGCGGCCATGCAGGACGCCGGCGGGCTCATCGGCTGGGCCGCGTCCCAGCCCCTCGTCTTCATGATGGGCGAGGTCCTCGCCGTACCGATGCTGGTGCTGCTCACCGTCTTCGGGCTGCTCGTGGTCACCGCCACCCCGGTCAACGCGATCCCGCAGCGGCTGCGCGCGCTCGGCGCCAGGCTGGGCGTCGTCGAGCTCCCGTACGACCCGGCGGAGGCCGAGGAGTACGGGGAACGCCCGGACCACGAGGCGTACGACGAGGAGTGGCGACCCGCGCGACCCGCCCGGCGCCGCCCGGTCGGACCCGCGGAGCCGTACGACGTCGACCGGGCCGAGACGGAGACGCCGGAGCGGCGCGGCCGTCCGACCCGCCGGAGCTCCGGCCTGGACCCGGTGGACGTCGCCGCGGCGGCCGCCGCGGCGCTCGACGGCGCCGTGCTGAACGGCATGCCGCCCTCGCCGATCGTCGCCGACCTGACCAAGGACGTCACCGCCGAGCGGAACGCCGCCCTGGCCGCCTCCGCGGCCCCGGCCACGGAAGCCGCCGAGAAGGCCGCGCCCGTACCGCCGGCCCGCGGGGGAGACCGCCCCGGCGGAGGCGTACCCGACCTGACGAAGCCGGCGCCCGAGCCGGCCGACCTGCCGCCCCGGGCCGAGCAGCTCCAGCTCGCGGGCGACATCACGTACTCCCTGCCCTCGCTCGACCTGCTGGAGCGTGGCGGTCCCGGCAAGACCCGCAGCGCCGCCAACGACGCGGTCGTCGACGCGCTCTCCAACGTCTTCGTCGAGTTCAAGGTCGACGCGGCCGTCACCGGCTTCACGCGCGGTCCGACGGTCACGCGGTACGAGGTGGAGCTCGGCCCGGCCGTGAAGGTCGAGAAGATCACGGCCCTGACCAAGAACATCGCCTACGCCGTGGCCTCGCCCGACGTACGGATCATCAGCCCGATCCCCGGGAAGTCCGCGGTCGGCATCGAGATCCCGAACAGCGACCGCGAGATGGTCAACCTCGGGGACGTGCTGCGGCTCGCGGACGCGGCCGGGGACGAGCACCCGATGCTCGTCGCGCTCGGCAAGGACGTCGAGGGCGGCTACGTGATGGCCAACCTGGCGAAGATGCCGCACGTCCTGGTCGCCGGCGCCACGGGCTCCGGAAAGTCCTCGTGCATCAACTGCCTGATCACGTCGGTCATGATAAGAGCGACCCCGGAGGACGTCCGGATGGTGCTGGTCGACCCCAAGCGGGTCGAGCTCACCGCCTACGAGGGCATCCCGCACCTGATCACCCCGATCATCACCAACCCCAAGAAGGCCGCCGAGGCCCTCCAGTGGGTGGTGCGCGAGATGGACCTGCGCTACGACGACCTGGCCGCCTTCGGCTACCGGCACATCGACGACTTCAACCAGGCCATCCGGGACGGCAAGATCAAGCTGCCCGAGGGCAGCGAGCGCGAGCTCAACCCGTACCCGTACCTCCTGGTGATCGTCGACGAGCTGGCCGACCTGATGATGGTCGCGCCGCGCGACGTCGAGGACTCGATCGTCCGCATCACCCAGCTGGCGCGCGCCGCCGGCATCCACCTGGTGCTCGCCACCCAGCGGCCGTCCGTGGACGTCGTCACCGGTCTGATCAAGGCGAACGTGCCCTCGCGGCTCGCGTTCGCCACCTCCTCGCTCGCCGACAGCCGGGTCATCCTGGACCAGCCCGGCGCCGAGAAGCTGATCGGCAAGGGCGACGGCCTCTTCCTGCCGATGGGTGCCAACAAGCCCGTCCGCATGCAGGGCGCGTTCGTCACCGAGGCCGAGGTCGCGGCCGTCGTGCAGCACTGCAAGGACCAGATGACGCCCGTCTTCCGGGACGACGTCACCGTCGGCACCAAGCAGAAGAAGGAGATCGACGAGGACATCGGCGACGACCTCGACCTGCTGTGCCAGGCGGCCGAGCTGGTCGTCTCGACGCAGTTCGGCTCCACCTCGATGCTCCAGCGGAAGCTGCGCGTGGGCTTCGCGAAGGCCGGCCGGCTGATGGACCTGATGGAGTCGCGGAACATCGTCGGACCGAGCGAGGGGTCGAAGGCGCGCGACGTGCTCGTCAAGCCGGACGAGCTGGACGGGGTCCTCGCCGTGATCCGCGGGGAGTCGGGGGAGTAG
- a CDS encoding DNA-formamidopyrimidine glycosylase family protein has product MPEGDTVWQAAHRLHAALAGRVLTRSDLRVPRFATADLTGRTLLDVTPRGKHLLARIEGGLTLHSHLRMDGAWRVYATGERPRGGPEHQIRAILGNAESTAYGYRLPVLELIRTAEESRVVGHLGPDLLGPDWDPEEAVRRLGADPERSLGEALLDQRNLAGIGNVYKSELAFLAAVTPWLPVGELAPEVPARLVATAHRLLDANKDRPDRRTTTTRHPGTPLHVYGREGRPCLRCGAPIRKAELGDRVTYWCPGCQRGPDGNRDGKPGRSDHNN; this is encoded by the coding sequence GTGCCCGAAGGAGACACCGTCTGGCAGGCCGCCCACCGCCTGCACGCCGCGCTCGCCGGGCGGGTCCTGACCCGCTCGGACCTCCGTGTGCCCCGGTTCGCGACCGCCGACCTCACCGGCCGCACGCTCCTGGACGTCACCCCGCGCGGCAAGCACCTGCTGGCCCGGATCGAGGGCGGGCTCACCCTCCACTCGCATCTGCGGATGGACGGCGCCTGGCGGGTGTACGCCACCGGGGAGCGCCCGCGCGGCGGCCCCGAGCACCAGATCAGGGCGATCCTCGGGAACGCCGAGTCCACCGCGTACGGCTACCGCCTCCCCGTCCTGGAGCTCATCCGTACCGCCGAGGAGTCCCGCGTCGTCGGCCATCTGGGTCCGGACCTGCTCGGCCCGGACTGGGATCCGGAGGAGGCCGTCCGACGGCTCGGCGCCGACCCGGAGCGCTCCCTCGGCGAGGCCCTGCTCGACCAGCGCAACCTGGCCGGCATCGGCAACGTGTACAAGTCGGAGCTGGCCTTCCTCGCCGCCGTCACCCCCTGGCTCCCGGTGGGCGAGCTCGCCCCGGAGGTCCCGGCCCGTCTGGTCGCCACGGCCCATCGCCTGCTCGACGCGAACAAGGACCGTCCGGACCGGCGCACCACGACCACCCGCCATCCGGGCACCCCCCTCCACGTCTACGGCCGCGAGGGCCGGCCCTGCCTCCGCTGCGGTGCCCCGATCCGCAAGGCGGAGCTCGGCGACCGGGTCACGTACTGGTGCCCCGGCTGCCAGCGGGGACCCGACGGAAACCGGGACGGAAAGCCCGGCAGGAGCGACCACAACAATTGA
- the rimO gene encoding 30S ribosomal protein S12 methylthiotransferase RimO — protein sequence MPERRTVALVTLGCARNEVDSEELAGRLAADGWELVENAEEADVAVVNTCGFVEAAKKDSVDALLEANDLKDHGRTQAVVAVGCMAERYGKELAEALPEADGVLGFDDYADISNRLQTILSGGSVEAHTPRDRRKLLPLSPVERQEAAAAVALPGHGDATEAPAEAPADLPEGIAPASGPRAPLRRRLDTSPVASVKLASGCDRRCSFCAIPSFRGSFVSRRPSDVLNETRWLAEQGVKEVMLVSENNTSYGKDLGDIRLLESLLPELASVDGIERVRVSYLQPAEMRPGLIDVLTSTEKVVPYFDLSFQHSAPDVLRAMRRFGDTDRFLELLETIRSKAPTAGARSNFIVGFPGETEADFAELERFVTHARLDAIGVFGYSDEDGTEAATYEHKLDQDVVDERLAHLSRLAEELTAQRAEERLGETLEVLVESFDEEDGWIGRAAHQAPETDGQVVLTTADGTSPDLAPGRMVSAKVVGTEGVDLVAECLFEEAGR from the coding sequence ATGCCCGAACGCCGCACCGTCGCCCTTGTCACTCTTGGCTGCGCCCGTAACGAGGTGGACTCGGAGGAGCTCGCAGGCCGCTTGGCAGCGGACGGCTGGGAGCTCGTCGAGAACGCCGAGGAAGCGGACGTCGCCGTCGTCAACACCTGCGGATTCGTCGAGGCCGCCAAGAAGGACTCCGTCGACGCCCTCCTCGAAGCCAATGATCTGAAGGACCACGGCAGGACCCAGGCCGTCGTCGCCGTCGGCTGCATGGCCGAGCGCTACGGCAAGGAGCTCGCCGAGGCCCTCCCGGAGGCCGACGGCGTCCTCGGCTTCGACGACTACGCCGACATCTCCAACCGCCTCCAGACCATCCTCAGCGGTGGCAGCGTCGAGGCCCACACCCCGCGCGACCGGCGCAAGCTGCTGCCGCTGTCCCCCGTGGAGCGCCAGGAGGCCGCCGCGGCCGTGGCCCTGCCGGGACACGGCGACGCCACCGAGGCGCCCGCCGAGGCCCCGGCCGACCTGCCCGAGGGGATCGCGCCCGCCTCCGGCCCGCGCGCCCCCCTCCGCCGCCGTCTGGACACCAGCCCCGTCGCCTCCGTGAAGCTGGCCTCCGGCTGCGACCGCCGCTGCTCCTTCTGCGCCATCCCCTCCTTCCGCGGCTCCTTCGTCTCGCGCCGCCCCTCGGACGTGCTGAACGAGACGCGCTGGCTCGCCGAGCAGGGCGTCAAGGAGGTCATGCTGGTCTCCGAGAACAACACCTCCTACGGCAAGGACCTCGGCGACATCCGGCTCCTGGAGAGCCTGCTGCCCGAGCTGGCCTCGGTGGACGGCATCGAGCGCGTCCGCGTGAGCTACCTCCAGCCCGCCGAGATGCGCCCGGGCCTGATCGACGTCCTCACGTCGACCGAGAAGGTCGTGCCCTACTTCGACCTGTCCTTCCAGCACAGCGCCCCGGACGTGCTGCGGGCCATGCGCCGCTTCGGCGACACCGACCGCTTCCTGGAGCTCCTGGAGACCATCCGCTCCAAGGCTCCCACCGCCGGTGCCCGGTCCAACTTCATCGTCGGCTTCCCCGGCGAGACCGAGGCGGACTTCGCCGAGCTGGAACGCTTCGTCACCCACGCGCGCCTCGACGCCATCGGCGTCTTCGGCTACTCCGACGAGGACGGCACCGAGGCCGCCACGTACGAGCACAAGCTGGACCAGGACGTCGTCGACGAGCGGCTCGCCCACCTCTCCCGGCTCGCAGAGGAGCTCACCGCGCAGCGCGCGGAGGAGCGCCTCGGAGAGACCCTGGAAGTACTCGTCGAGTCCTTCGACGAGGAGGACGGCTGGATCGGCCGCGCCGCCCACCAGGCGCCCGAGACCGACGGGCAGGTGGTCCTCACCACGGCCGACGGTACGAGCCCCGACCTGGCCCCGGGCCGTATGGTCAGTGCGAAGGTCGTCGGCACGGAGGGCGTCGACCTGGTGGCCGAGTGTCTTTTCGAGGAGGCGGGCAGATGA
- a CDS encoding two-component system response regulator, whose product MVQKAKILLVDDRPENLLALEAILSALDQTLVRASSGEEALKALLTDDFAVILLDVQMPGMDGFETAAHIKRRERTRDIPIIFLTAINHGPHHTFRGYAAGAVDYISKPFDPWVLRAKVSVFVELYMKNCKLREQAALLRLQLEGGGEGGHGKESAGLLAELSARLAAVEEQAEALSKQLDDDSADAAAVATAAHLERKLTGLRRALDALEPGTGAAPTLPAQS is encoded by the coding sequence ATGGTGCAGAAGGCCAAGATCCTCCTGGTCGATGACCGGCCGGAGAATCTGCTGGCGCTGGAGGCCATTCTCTCCGCGCTCGATCAGACGCTGGTGCGGGCATCGTCCGGGGAGGAAGCGCTCAAGGCGCTGTTGACGGACGACTTCGCGGTCATCCTGCTCGACGTCCAGATGCCGGGAATGGACGGTTTCGAGACCGCCGCCCACATCAAGCGGCGCGAGCGGACCCGGGACATCCCGATCATCTTCCTCACCGCCATCAACCACGGCCCCCACCACACCTTCCGGGGGTACGCGGCCGGGGCGGTCGACTACATCTCCAAGCCCTTCGACCCGTGGGTGCTGCGCGCCAAGGTCTCCGTCTTCGTCGAGCTCTACATGAAGAACTGCAAGCTGCGCGAGCAGGCCGCCCTGCTGCGGCTGCAGTTGGAGGGCGGCGGAGAGGGCGGTCACGGCAAGGAGTCCGCCGGGCTGCTCGCCGAGCTCTCCGCCCGGCTCGCGGCCGTCGAGGAGCAGGCCGAGGCCCTGTCGAAGCAGCTCGACGACGACTCCGCCGACGCGGCGGCCGTCGCCACCGCCGCGCACCTGGAGCGCAAGCTCACCGGGCTGCGCCGGGCCCTGGACGCGCTGGAGCCGGGTACGGGCGCCGCGCCGACCCTGCCCGCCCAGAGCTGA